In Cyanobacteria bacterium GSL.Bin1, one DNA window encodes the following:
- a CDS encoding DJ-1/PfpI/YhbO family deglycase/protease encodes MIKRAVIIVDNGFEDTEFAYPFYRLQEAGFTVEVATKGKVDVKGKHGVAANATVDADEIKEVDYDLAVVPGGRESPDRVRQIANVLQFLHDFDQKGKVIASTCHGPWVLVSAKVVAGRDVTAYPGCKDDLVNAGGNFKDEAVVVDRNLVTATHYRDNAAWIKAALTQFETLNQPEATTAV; translated from the coding sequence ATGATTAAACGCGCAGTGATTATCGTTGATAACGGTTTTGAAGATACAGAATTTGCCTATCCTTTTTATCGCCTCCAAGAGGCTGGATTTACGGTTGAAGTCGCAACCAAGGGCAAAGTGGATGTGAAAGGCAAGCATGGGGTTGCTGCAAACGCTACGGTTGATGCCGATGAGATTAAAGAAGTGGATTATGACTTAGCCGTTGTCCCCGGGGGACGTGAATCCCCAGATCGGGTTCGCCAAATTGCCAATGTGCTTCAGTTTCTCCACGATTTTGACCAGAAAGGAAAAGTGATTGCAAGTACCTGTCATGGTCCCTGGGTACTGGTTTCTGCGAAAGTCGTTGCAGGACGCGATGTCACGGCGTATCCCGGTTGTAAAGATGATTTAGTTAATGCTGGCGGTAACTTCAAGGATGAAGCGGTCGTGGTTGATCGTAACCTTGTCACAGCCACTCACTATCGAGATAATGCCGCCTGGATTAAAGCAGCGTTAACGCAGTTTGAAACTTTAAACCAACCCGAAGCAACCACAGCCGTTTAG
- the trxB gene encoding thioredoxin-disulfide reductase: MSNSTVENLVIIGSGPAGYTAGIYAARANLKPVMFEGFQAGGVPGGQLMTTSDVENYPGFPEGITGPKLMQDMRAQAERWGTEVYTEDVIYVDLKQRPFTIRSQEREVKAHSVIIATGANAKRLHLPNEDKFWNMGISACAICDGANPMFKDNHVVVIGGGDSAAEEAVYVTKYCDMVHLLVRREEMRASKTMQDRVLNHPKVTVHWHTEAVDVYGQEGGFLEGVKIINNQTGEQSNLPARGLFYAIGHTPNTQLFQGQLDLDDVGYIITKPDSVETSIEGVYAAGDVQDHEFRQAVTAAGTGCQAAMLAERWLSAHELATEYHQETSGETSQETASTQEEDKPVADTAETFDINQTRHYGGYALRKLFHESNRVLIVKYVGPNCGLCATLAPILEGVIDEYEDKVHFVEIDIAEEPDIAENAMVTGTPTVQFFRNQEIVDQLRGVKQKSEYRQRIEEYLPEKVSAK; this comes from the coding sequence ATGAGCAATTCAACTGTAGAAAACCTTGTCATTATCGGATCAGGACCTGCAGGTTATACGGCAGGGATTTACGCGGCACGCGCTAACCTTAAACCAGTGATGTTTGAGGGTTTTCAGGCAGGTGGTGTTCCTGGTGGACAGCTAATGACCACCAGCGATGTGGAAAACTATCCCGGATTCCCCGAAGGCATTACTGGCCCCAAATTAATGCAAGATATGAGAGCGCAAGCCGAGCGCTGGGGAACGGAAGTTTATACAGAAGATGTGATTTATGTTGACTTAAAACAACGTCCGTTTACAATTCGATCACAGGAACGAGAAGTTAAAGCTCATAGCGTCATTATCGCGACCGGCGCCAATGCGAAACGCTTACATCTCCCCAACGAAGATAAATTCTGGAATATGGGCATTTCTGCGTGTGCCATCTGTGATGGCGCAAATCCGATGTTCAAAGATAATCATGTAGTTGTGATCGGTGGTGGTGATTCCGCAGCAGAAGAAGCCGTTTATGTGACCAAATATTGCGACATGGTACATCTGTTAGTGCGTCGTGAAGAAATGCGCGCCAGTAAAACCATGCAAGATCGCGTCCTCAATCACCCGAAAGTGACCGTGCATTGGCATACAGAAGCAGTTGATGTCTATGGACAAGAAGGCGGTTTCTTAGAAGGGGTGAAGATTATTAATAATCAAACAGGGGAACAAAGTAATTTACCAGCGCGAGGTTTATTTTACGCGATCGGGCACACCCCTAATACCCAGTTATTCCAAGGACAATTAGACCTAGATGATGTAGGCTATATTATTACCAAGCCTGATTCGGTCGAAACCAGTATCGAAGGCGTTTATGCAGCAGGAGATGTGCAGGATCACGAGTTCCGACAAGCAGTCACAGCAGCCGGAACCGGTTGTCAAGCAGCAATGCTTGCAGAGCGCTGGTTGTCCGCGCATGAATTAGCAACGGAGTATCATCAAGAAACCAGTGGCGAAACAAGCCAAGAAACTGCCAGTACTCAGGAAGAAGATAAACCGGTTGCTGATACGGCAGAAACCTTTGATATCAATCAAACGCGTCACTACGGCGGTTATGCGCTGCGTAAATTATTCCATGAGAGCAATCGCGTTTTGATTGTCAAATATGTGGGTCCTAACTGCGGACTCTGCGCAACACTTGCCCCCATTTTAGAGGGTGTCATTGATGAGTATGAAGACAAAGTGCATTTTGTCGAAATTGATATCGCCGAAGAACCAGATATTGCTGAGAATGCCATGGTTACGGGTACACCAACCGTCCAATTTTTCCGCAACCAAGAAATTGTGGATCAACTGCGTGGTGTGAAACAAAAAAGTGAATATCGGCAACGAATTGAAGAGTATCTTCCGGAAAAGGTCAGTGCAAAATAG
- a CDS encoding tRNA (guanine-N1)-methyltransferase, which produces MLSQERNITFDVGNAFYRPTTVVVRDLGILAATVQRQQTGHLRVLDAMSGCGIRALRYAVEANADWVWANEANREIAPILQGNIDQYLAPSQYQITHTDANRIFFDCYNRSDFYDLIDVDAFGIPSPYISTVLWGTKIGGLVYLTSTDGRSATGNAPENSLKYYGAYARSHPAAHEQGLRLIMGRLQQQAASQGRGVEPVFAYFTGETYRVMMRLVAQPQLTMDNYGWLGYCHQCGHYQSVRWRQLGKALCPHDGKRLVVSGPLWLGNLHDREMLDAMIALATTWGWINRVALLNIMRTEADVAPYFYSLQNIGKVGKLDLPKRDQLIATLQQHGYRACATHFDPQALKTDASFRTCVEIAKSLSH; this is translated from the coding sequence TTGTTGTCTCAAGAAAGAAACATAACCTTTGATGTTGGTAATGCGTTTTATCGTCCGACAACTGTTGTCGTCAGAGATTTAGGAATTCTTGCAGCAACGGTTCAGCGACAACAAACGGGTCACTTGCGGGTTTTAGATGCGATGTCAGGATGTGGCATTAGAGCGTTACGTTATGCCGTAGAAGCCAATGCAGACTGGGTTTGGGCTAACGAAGCGAATCGGGAAATTGCACCAATACTTCAAGGGAATATAGACCAATATCTTGCTCCCTCGCAGTATCAAATCACTCATACCGATGCGAACCGCATTTTTTTTGATTGCTACAATCGGTCTGATTTTTATGATTTGATTGATGTTGATGCTTTTGGTATCCCTAGTCCTTACATTTCTACCGTTTTATGGGGAACCAAAATTGGAGGACTGGTTTATCTAACTAGTACCGATGGCCGGTCTGCAACCGGTAACGCCCCAGAAAACAGTTTAAAGTATTATGGGGCTTATGCTCGTTCTCATCCTGCTGCCCACGAACAAGGGTTACGCTTGATTATGGGTCGTCTGCAGCAACAAGCTGCTAGTCAAGGGCGTGGGGTGGAACCGGTTTTTGCGTACTTCACTGGGGAAACTTATCGCGTGATGATGCGCTTAGTTGCCCAACCTCAACTGACTATGGATAACTATGGTTGGTTAGGTTATTGTCATCAGTGTGGACACTATCAAAGTGTCCGTTGGCGTCAATTAGGAAAAGCCTTATGTCCCCATGATGGAAAACGATTAGTCGTCAGTGGTCCTCTCTGGTTGGGAAACCTGCATGATCGCGAAATGTTAGACGCGATGATCGCCTTAGCTACAACTTGGGGATGGATAAACCGGGTGGCTTTACTTAATATCATGCGAACTGAAGCGGATGTCGCCCCCTATTTTTATTCTTTACAGAATATTGGTAAAGTGGGAAAACTGGATTTACCGAAGCGCGATCAACTGATTGCAACCCTACAGCAACACGGATATCGCGCCTGTGCAACGCATTTTGACCCCCAAGCCCTAAAAACGGATGCCAGTTTTCGGACTTGCGTTGAAATCGCCAAGAGTCTCAGTCATTAA
- a CDS encoding serine hydrolase, whose protein sequence is MVWQNEYRSGNGKKGTKLRPSRRKFSSHQKKRSQKKRKPRQKEKVIPFPQQRQPVRPPRSSTELSLILMIRLTIFAVGIGAIAGTVLAFLDRDLYLSQPVSSQVQVATSTVETDPPAKPPVLPLNQEVTGLKQTFQDLASQKPQLNPAAFIVDLDSGEYVNLQGERTFSAASMIKFPILIAFFQAWEEGRVDLDEPLTITKEVRAGGSGNMQYEDLGKQYLALETAAKMSIISDNTATNMLIQRLGGQEALNEVFAEWGLEHTRLRNPLPDLDGTNTTSPKELVSLLARLDQGELVSAKSREHIFQIMGETRRRTLLPQGLGSGAKIAHKTGDIGSLVGDVGIIDRPSGQRYLAAIMVERPHNDRNANELIRRYSQEAYQYFRNQEQNSFTN, encoded by the coding sequence GTGGTTTGGCAAAATGAATATCGATCCGGAAATGGGAAAAAAGGAACTAAACTGAGACCATCTCGGCGCAAGTTTTCTTCTCATCAAAAAAAACGCTCCCAAAAAAAACGCAAACCGAGACAAAAAGAAAAAGTTATTCCTTTTCCCCAGCAACGGCAACCGGTTCGTCCTCCCCGTTCCAGTACAGAATTATCCTTGATTTTGATGATCCGCTTAACAATTTTTGCTGTGGGAATTGGCGCGATCGCGGGAACAGTACTTGCTTTTTTGGATCGAGATTTATACTTATCGCAACCGGTATCTTCCCAAGTGCAAGTTGCCACCTCAACTGTTGAAACAGATCCTCCCGCAAAGCCGCCTGTTTTACCGCTGAACCAAGAAGTAACCGGATTGAAGCAAACCTTCCAAGATCTGGCGAGTCAAAAACCGCAACTCAACCCGGCTGCATTTATTGTCGATCTCGACAGTGGAGAATATGTCAACCTACAAGGAGAAAGGACGTTTTCGGCTGCCAGTATGATTAAATTCCCGATTTTAATTGCATTTTTTCAGGCTTGGGAGGAAGGGCGAGTCGATCTCGATGAACCTCTCACCATCACAAAAGAGGTTAGGGCTGGTGGTTCTGGCAATATGCAGTACGAAGACCTCGGAAAACAGTATCTGGCTTTGGAAACGGCCGCCAAGATGAGTATTATCAGTGATAATACTGCCACAAATATGCTGATTCAACGGTTAGGGGGACAAGAGGCTTTAAATGAAGTATTTGCCGAGTGGGGATTAGAACACACCCGTCTTCGTAACCCTTTGCCCGATTTAGATGGAACTAACACCACCAGCCCAAAAGAATTGGTTAGCCTATTAGCACGGTTAGATCAGGGAGAGTTGGTGTCAGCGAAATCGCGCGAGCATATTTTCCAAATTATGGGAGAAACCCGCAGGAGAACCTTACTCCCTCAAGGCTTAGGCTCAGGTGCTAAAATTGCTCATAAAACTGGGGATATTGGCTCATTAGTGGGAGATGTTGGTATCATTGACCGCCCGAGTGGTCAACGCTATTTAGCGGCGATTATGGTTGAACGCCCCCACAATGATCGCAATGCCAACGAACTAATCCGTCGCTACTCTCAGGAAGCCTATCAATACTTCCGTAATCAAGAGCAGAATTCTTTTACTAATTGA
- a CDS encoding DUF3172 domain-containing protein: protein MTRKTRKSATASRRSYDESPPRSSDSSRSPLNATYWAIIGAVFIIGIGLGMTFSSATNLNSENVTSTVAIDRSVPNPEFCAQYGASAVVTDMRVYMSLSPFSVYVTQPKMVPGCVMRRTNWSILEDQNLVSREQVRDCKNRMNTFAFTGKLEESPEVNCVYQNDSAGKFFRNNGNGSFVPTPENDDF from the coding sequence ATGACGCGAAAAACACGTAAAAGTGCAACTGCTTCTCGTCGCTCTTATGACGAGTCTCCGCCTCGCAGTTCCGATTCTTCTCGATCGCCGCTTAATGCAACCTACTGGGCAATTATTGGGGCGGTGTTTATTATCGGTATTGGTCTCGGGATGACCTTTAGTTCCGCAACCAATTTGAATTCTGAAAATGTCACCTCCACCGTTGCCATTGATCGCAGTGTTCCGAATCCTGAATTTTGCGCCCAATATGGGGCAAGTGCGGTCGTTACAGATATGCGCGTTTATATGAGTTTAAGCCCCTTCAGTGTTTATGTGACGCAGCCGAAAATGGTTCCGGGTTGTGTTATGCGTCGGACGAACTGGTCAATTTTAGAAGATCAAAATTTAGTCAGCCGTGAACAAGTGCGAGATTGTAAAAATCGGATGAATACTTTTGCTTTTACCGGGAAGCTGGAAGAGTCTCCTGAAGTGAATTGTGTTTACCAAAATGATTCTGCGGGTAAATTCTTCCGTAATAATGGGAATGGTAGCTTTGTCCCTACCCCGGAGAATGATGATTTTTAA
- a CDS encoding TVP38/TMEM64 family protein translates to MRRFYQQLCPFFRICQKPRFWVAIALFLAAFWVTVGPLNVLFDQEFILQHLEAYQCCATALFITLYTLLTIIGIPGTVLTVAGGLAFGLFWGTLWSVLGATLGALGAFWTARYLLRDLAETKFGEYHLLGYLKKTVTQNPLRFVLTLRFVPITPFNLINFLFGLTPIHWFPYTLGTFVGILPGTFAYTWLGVSGMEALQGRDRLSFFLALILLALLSAIPFCLRKKSS, encoded by the coding sequence ATGCGCCGATTTTACCAACAGTTGTGTCCTTTTTTTCGGATTTGTCAAAAGCCCCGCTTTTGGGTCGCGATCGCGCTTTTTTTAGCCGCTTTTTGGGTAACAGTCGGTCCCTTAAATGTTCTCTTTGATCAGGAATTTATTCTCCAGCATTTAGAAGCATATCAATGTTGTGCGACGGCGCTGTTTATTACCCTTTATACCCTTCTGACAATTATTGGAATCCCTGGAACGGTTTTAACCGTTGCCGGTGGGTTAGCTTTCGGCTTGTTCTGGGGAACCCTTTGGTCAGTATTGGGGGCAACCTTAGGGGCGTTAGGGGCATTTTGGACAGCCCGTTATCTGCTACGAGATTTAGCGGAAACGAAGTTTGGCGAGTATCACCTTCTCGGTTATCTCAAAAAAACAGTCACTCAAAATCCGCTGCGTTTTGTCCTGACCTTGCGTTTTGTTCCCATTACTCCGTTTAACCTGATTAATTTCTTATTTGGCTTGACCCCAATTCATTGGTTTCCTTATACCTTGGGAACATTCGTTGGCATTCTTCCGGGAACCTTTGCTTATACGTGGTTAGGTGTGAGTGGAATGGAAGCCTTACAAGGGCGCGATCGCCTTTCTTTTTTCCTTGCACTTATTCTTTTGGCGTTACTGTCTGCAATTCCTTTCTGTCTGCGGAAAAAATCATCATAG
- a CDS encoding DUF4278 domain-containing protein, translating to MQTQINSQAISSLTYRGVSYSKMSLAIETVPTQTPVRYRGATYFLQRPMELPLVPQHNLKYRGVPYRRYENTAINLGDQAIPCPA from the coding sequence ATGCAAACTCAAATCAATTCCCAAGCTATTTCTTCTTTAACCTACCGTGGTGTTTCTTACTCTAAAATGTCTCTTGCTATTGAGACAGTGCCGACACAAACGCCAGTTCGCTATCGTGGGGCAACCTACTTCCTGCAACGTCCAATGGAATTACCGCTCGTTCCCCAACATAATTTAAAGTACCGTGGTGTTCCTTATCGTCGTTATGAAAATACTGCTATAAATCTTGGTGATCAGGCGATTCCTTGCCCTGCGTGA
- a CDS encoding TrmJ/YjtD family RNA methyltransferase produces MAHSLDEIRIVLVEPAGALNVGSIARVMKNMGVQQLVLVNPKCDPQSAEAKQMAVHGRDVLNQAKIVASLPEALVGCQQAVATTARDRALALPLEPPQDVLPKLLPVPSALIFGREDSGLTNDELTHAQHCLYIPTASTYPSLNLAMAVGVCVYELQQLVATKEKTIDTFATETVTLEALEGYYQHLEHILLKIGFLYPHTASARMQKFRQIFNRANLTPEELALLRGILRQTEWAIQKNDLVNEE; encoded by the coding sequence ATGGCTCATTCCCTTGATGAAATTCGCATTGTCCTAGTTGAACCGGCAGGGGCTTTAAATGTTGGTTCTATTGCCAGAGTAATGAAAAATATGGGCGTCCAACAATTAGTTTTGGTCAACCCCAAGTGTGATCCTCAGAGTGCAGAAGCTAAACAAATGGCCGTTCATGGGAGAGATGTTTTAAACCAAGCCAAAATCGTTGCTTCGCTACCGGAAGCGTTGGTGGGATGTCAACAAGCCGTGGCAACAACCGCGCGCGATCGCGCCCTTGCCCTTCCTCTCGAACCGCCGCAAGATGTCCTACCCAAGTTATTGCCGGTTCCCTCTGCCCTGATTTTTGGACGAGAAGACAGTGGTTTAACCAATGACGAATTAACCCATGCCCAACATTGTCTCTATATTCCCACAGCATCGACTTATCCTTCCTTGAACTTAGCGATGGCGGTGGGAGTTTGTGTTTATGAATTACAGCAGTTAGTGGCAACAAAAGAGAAAACAATTGATACTTTTGCAACAGAAACTGTTACTTTGGAAGCTTTAGAAGGGTACTATCAACACTTAGAACACATCTTACTAAAAATTGGCTTTTTGTATCCCCATACTGCCTCGGCACGGATGCAAAAATTTCGTCAGATCTTTAATCGTGCTAATCTAACTCCAGAAGAATTAGCCCTACTCAGAGGAATTTTAAGACAGACGGAATGGGCAATTCAAAAGAATGATCTGGTAAATGAGGAGTAA
- a CDS encoding glycosyltransferase, with amino-acid sequence MSDSLSLSENPTYPLPVKPYVSVILPIYNEVESLETLVNAIAQTLMPINHAYEIICVDDGSKDGSTELLKDLADKRNDLCAVILRRNYGQTAAMAAGFHQAQGRFIISLDADLQNDPTDIPEILAKLEEGYDLVSGWRKNRQDAALTRLLPSKIANWLIGRVTNVRIHDYGCSLKGYRTELLADMNLYGELHRFLPALAFMEGAKIAEIPVKHHPRRYGSSKYGLGRTLRVLMDLLTIWFMQKFLTRPMHVFGSLGLLSLGLGVLMGGYLTILKFVFGQSLDDRPLLILVVVLLLAGVQLFSFGLLGELLIRTYHESQGRPIYRVREIVSINNDSVS; translated from the coding sequence GTGAGTGATTCCCTTAGTCTTTCGGAAAACCCTACCTATCCGCTGCCCGTTAAACCTTATGTTTCGGTGATCCTTCCTATTTATAATGAAGTAGAAAGCTTGGAGACTTTGGTCAACGCGATCGCGCAAACTCTTATGCCGATCAATCATGCTTATGAAATTATCTGTGTCGATGATGGCTCGAAAGATGGTTCAACCGAACTTCTCAAAGATTTAGCCGACAAACGCAACGACTTGTGTGCAGTGATTCTCCGGCGCAACTATGGACAAACTGCTGCCATGGCGGCGGGATTTCATCAAGCGCAAGGGAGATTCATTATTTCCCTCGATGCTGACTTGCAAAATGACCCCACTGATATCCCAGAAATCCTTGCCAAACTGGAAGAAGGTTACGATCTGGTCAGTGGATGGCGCAAAAACCGTCAAGATGCAGCCCTTACTCGTTTACTACCCTCAAAAATTGCCAACTGGCTGATTGGACGAGTAACCAATGTTCGCATCCACGACTATGGCTGTTCTCTCAAAGGCTATCGCACTGAACTCCTTGCGGATATGAATTTATACGGGGAACTCCATCGCTTTCTGCCAGCACTCGCTTTTATGGAAGGGGCAAAAATTGCTGAAATTCCTGTCAAACATCATCCCCGACGTTACGGGAGTAGTAAGTATGGTTTGGGGCGTACCCTTCGCGTCCTCATGGACTTACTGACCATCTGGTTCATGCAGAAGTTCCTCACCCGCCCCATGCACGTTTTTGGTTCTCTTGGTTTACTTTCCCTGGGATTAGGGGTTTTAATGGGAGGATATTTAACTATTTTAAAATTTGTTTTTGGGCAAAGTCTTGATGATCGCCCTCTACTGATTTTAGTCGTGGTGCTGCTCTTAGCAGGAGTGCAACTTTTCTCTTTTGGCTTACTCGGAGAACTCCTCATTCGCACGTATCATGAATCCCAAGGTCGGCCCATTTATCGAGTGCGAGAAATTGTTTCGATCAATAATGATTCAGTCTCTTAA
- a CDS encoding radical SAM/Cys-rich domain protein, with the protein MVKTNIKNNNSVTPFAEKINAPLTKEKISVLQINLGRKCNLACTHCHVEASPKRTEELSAEICDQIIEIINRFPQIETVDLTGGAPEMNYGFRPIVEAARAQNKEVIVRSNLTIYFEPGYDDLPQYCADYQTRIVASLPCYLEDNVDKQRGAGVYNNSIRALQWLNQLGYGQDPNLILDLVYNPPVPISEKQFTLPPQQQKLEQDYKTYLAANFGIRFNHLFTITNLPIGRIKDFLHRYQLHQSYLKFLEENYNPETVSSVMCRNELSVDYLGRIYDCDFNQMENVPAQTATGETLTLEKLLEFNDLDVIKTIQTRPYCYGCTAGSGSSCGGALLA; encoded by the coding sequence TTGGTCAAAACAAACATCAAAAATAATAATAGTGTTACCCCCTTTGCGGAAAAAATTAATGCTCCTCTGACAAAGGAGAAAATTAGTGTTTTACAAATTAATTTAGGACGAAAATGTAACTTAGCTTGTACTCATTGTCATGTTGAAGCAAGTCCGAAACGCACGGAAGAACTTTCAGCAGAGATTTGCGATCAAATCATCGAAATCATTAATCGTTTCCCCCAAATTGAAACAGTTGATTTAACCGGGGGTGCGCCAGAAATGAACTATGGTTTTCGCCCGATTGTTGAAGCAGCACGAGCACAAAATAAGGAAGTGATTGTGCGTTCTAATCTTACGATTTATTTTGAACCGGGCTATGACGATCTTCCTCAATATTGTGCAGACTATCAAACGCGAATTGTTGCTTCTTTACCCTGTTATTTAGAAGATAATGTTGATAAACAACGGGGAGCGGGTGTTTATAATAATTCGATTCGGGCGTTACAATGGCTGAATCAACTGGGCTATGGTCAAGATCCTAATTTAATCCTGGATTTAGTTTATAATCCCCCCGTTCCGATTAGTGAGAAACAATTTACTTTACCACCGCAGCAACAAAAACTGGAACAAGATTATAAAACTTATTTAGCAGCAAATTTTGGCATTCGATTCAATCATTTGTTTACGATTACTAATCTTCCTATTGGCAGAATTAAAGACTTTTTACACCGTTACCAACTCCATCAGTCGTACTTAAAGTTTTTAGAAGAAAACTATAATCCGGAAACGGTTTCCAGTGTAATGTGTCGTAATGAACTTTCTGTCGATTATTTGGGCAGAATTTATGATTGCGATTTTAATCAGATGGAAAATGTTCCTGCTCAAACAGCAACAGGAGAAACGCTAACTTTAGAAAAATTGTTGGAGTTTAATGATCTTGATGTGATTAAAACGATTCAGACGCGCCCTTACTGTTATGGCTGTACCGCTGGCAGTGGTTCGAGTTGTGGAGGTGCATTATTAGCTTAA
- a CDS encoding pentapeptide repeat-containing protein, producing the protein MTKTVRLTQSTDASALTLLGTPDPDDSGSNPTINLAVGLKLSTSEFFLGKGKVKYGFTGGTLKLDLRAAYFTHFSEDIKHSLPITKFPTTTHPSWKFALPAGFNVLEIDAETLPLGCITPTAENWSVDVSLTIGKSELLITEVEGLWRHDLRPNKQAILHRKIALFLLENYLPSPLISLQMDSSLTEETRSPASTDTSGLLNIIQNIIHAESNNFFELCKIADLNPRLDFAGANLRGTTLRGLDLNGANWSRVNLRGAELTDVDFSQGNLQGAKLSGADLSGAYLSNANLKNTDFHRASLALANLSGANLQGANLQEANLSQANFNDCDLEGAKFD; encoded by the coding sequence ATGACCAAAACAGTACGCTTAACGCAGTCCACCGACGCTTCAGCACTCACTCTCCTTGGTACTCCTGATCCTGATGACTCCGGGAGTAATCCAACCATTAATCTTGCGGTGGGACTGAAATTGAGTACAAGTGAATTCTTCCTGGGAAAAGGAAAAGTTAAATACGGTTTTACGGGGGGAACGCTCAAATTAGACCTCAGAGCGGCATATTTCACTCATTTTTCCGAAGATATTAAGCATTCTCTCCCTATTACTAAATTTCCCACCACCACTCACCCTAGTTGGAAATTTGCCTTACCAGCCGGTTTCAATGTTCTGGAAATTGATGCAGAAACCCTTCCCCTTGGCTGCATCACCCCAACCGCTGAAAATTGGTCAGTGGATGTTAGCTTAACCATCGGTAAATCGGAACTACTCATTACAGAAGTAGAAGGATTATGGCGTCATGATCTGCGCCCCAATAAACAAGCGATTCTCCATCGTAAAATTGCCCTCTTTCTGCTGGAAAACTACCTACCATCTCCCCTAATTTCCCTACAAATGGATTCATCCTTAACCGAGGAAACTAGGTCGCCAGCTTCAACAGACACCTCAGGTTTACTCAACATCATTCAGAATATTATTCATGCGGAAAGCAACAATTTCTTTGAACTCTGCAAAATTGCCGATCTCAATCCGCGCCTCGATTTTGCTGGTGCAAACCTGCGCGGAACAACCCTCAGAGGACTGGATTTAAATGGAGCAAATTGGTCGCGAGTGAATCTACGCGGTGCTGAATTGACAGATGTTGACTTTTCACAAGGAAATTTACAAGGGGCAAAATTAAGCGGTGCTGACTTATCTGGGGCTTATTTGAGTAATGCCAATCTCAAAAATACGGACTTTCATCGGGCGAGTCTCGCACTGGCTAACCTCAGTGGCGCAAACTTACAAGGAGCGAATTTACAGGAAGCTAACTTAAGTCAAGCTAACTTTAATGATTGTGATTTAGAAGGGGCAAAATTTGATTAA
- a CDS encoding Uma2 family endonuclease, whose protein sequence is MPPIQSHSQLSLQDFLNYPEIQPAREYIAGKIYQKPRLKGKQERVLSRLLEKINQTGKRQKTAVAFTDLRCTFEKYSIVPDISVFNWNNLPVDEKGNLVEHALIPNWIIEFASPEDNSTRIMNNILICLKRGAQMGWLIDVHEQKVMTFPKGEQPDLKENDDSLPIPAGLRTLSLSVSDLFINSSLSRRGYF, encoded by the coding sequence ATGCCTCCCATCCAAAGTCATTCTCAGTTATCACTACAAGACTTCTTAAACTATCCAGAAATTCAACCTGCCCGTGAATATATTGCCGGTAAGATCTACCAAAAACCTCGCCTCAAAGGGAAGCAAGAACGGGTTTTATCTCGCTTACTGGAGAAAATTAATCAAACAGGAAAACGTCAAAAGACAGCAGTTGCCTTTACTGATTTACGGTGTACCTTTGAAAAATATTCCATTGTTCCTGATATTAGTGTGTTTAATTGGAATAATTTACCAGTTGATGAGAAGGGAAATTTGGTGGAACACGCTTTAATTCCCAATTGGATTATTGAATTTGCCTCGCCAGAAGATAATTCAACCCGGATCATGAATAATATTCTGATTTGTTTAAAACGAGGGGCACAAATGGGATGGTTGATTGATGTCCATGAACAAAAAGTGATGACTTTTCCGAAGGGGGAACAACCAGATCTCAAAGAAAATGATGATTCTCTACCCATTCCCGCAGGCTTAAGAACCCTCAGTCTTTCGGTTTCTGATTTGTTCATTAACAGTTCTCTCTCTCGTCGGGGATATTTTTAG